tcaaatttgggTCACAAGCTGACAGAAATggctaaatgttattttatttaacatAACAGGAAAGTCACTAAATCCAGTAAATATCCATCCGTAATGCTGTAAATAAGCAGATGTTCTTTAATTGTGATATAAAAGTGAATACATTGTACTTCCAGAATTTTATCCGCTGATTGAGAAAGTTCCAAGCAGTTTTCTGGACCCCCCACAAAGCAACCAAACCAGACTGTTGGTAAAAGAGCCATCTCTGACCATCAATGAACTTCTAGAAAAGAGCAGCAGGACGGGCGAATCCAAATTTTCTCTCCATCCTTTACCCGCCGCCATGTGGCCAAAGCACAGCGACCTGGCGCCCATCCCTCGCCACCACGGTCCCCACAACAAGAGCAAGCGTGGCCCTAAAAGCGAACATCTTCTGGACCTGAGCACAGATAAAACCAGAGGAGAATCAGCCGGTCTGCTCCCCAAACCATCTCAGACGGGGTCGACGACAGCCGAGCGCACGGCACAATCCGACGTTGCCCCTCTTCGACCCGCCGAGGCGGAGGTACACGCAAACACCAAAGTCAAGATTGCTTCTCAGCCGCAGCCTGCTCCGGCACCTTCTCCTCGTCGAGAGCCTCCCAACAGACGTCTGGACCCGGAGGAGAACCGTCCGGGGAAAGCGAGTCTTTACCAATCCGGTATCGATGTGGGGTCACCGCGGAACAACAGTCGACCGCCCGTCAACTTTAACCGGCGCTCCTCAAGCCTCTTCTACCAATTTGACATCCTCAGACGAGGTTAGTGTTGTTTCCTGTCCTTGGAACTTGACCATGTAAGATCTGAAACAGAAGGATTTCAGCTCACTGTCTTTGGGGAGTAtagatttaaatttttatataaCATATGTAACATTATCATCAGGTTTGAAAGTGCCATGTTGAGAACTTTGGAGGCTTGAGGGGCTCAAAGTTAAAGAGGGTCACATTGCACTAGAGTTCGAAATCCCTTGCCGAAACATTCTTTAGGTTCACTCTGTGCTTTGAATTCGCCTGAAATGATGTGTGTGAAGCGAGGCAAGTGAGAGAGTGCTTTGAGATTcaggtgtggagtttgcatgtttgccctGTTCCTAagttggttttctctggatactccagttttctcgcatagtgcaaaaatatgcataataggttggttgaacattctaaattgttcCCAAGTATGagggtgagcatgaatggttgttcgtctcagtCTGCCCTAGGTCTGCATAGGACGCTTGCAGGACcccacactgttttttttttcaaataattatcataaaaggaaaatgcatttataaaaattGCCCTTTTATTGAAGTAGGACCCATTGACCTTAAACCAAAACCAGCCAAATTATTAATTGTCCACTAACTCTAAAAActcaacattattattattaattctgCAGTACTTAttgtacataaaaatacatgttaacATCATTTGATTGGTCTTTTTAGTCATTCATTGTGTCGTAACACAATTTAAACCATTAAAAGTCagtttccccaaaaaatgtccaaagaaGAGTAGCTTGGtcctgttattgtttttggattAGAATATTTGTCAAGCTATTTAATATAATGTAGTTAGCAATATCAAAGCAGtgatatttatttaattcatctcTCTGTATTAGAATGCAATGATTTACCATAATACATATGCAAATGCATCATTTGTTCTCCATAGAGTCAGACCTTACACATGATGCCTTTTGCATGGGTGAGTGCAGGAAGGAAAAAGATGAGAGGGATTACTACTGTTACAGCGAGTTTGGTAAGTCAATATGATCCATGTAACTTTCCCTCAACTCTACCACACGGACCAATCTGTATATAACAAACTATCCACTTTCATCTCCTTCCAAACCAGCGGTCAACGGGGTGGTACACGATATTGACGTCCTGCGTAAAGGGATTCGGCTGGTCACGTTGATGGTTAGCGGCGACGGCTTCTACAAGTCCAGTCGCCTCTATGCCACCCCAGACAGCTTCTTTTTCAAAGTTCGCCTTTTAGTTCTGGACACTTACAAGTGCAGCAAACCCTGTCCTGATATCAAACTTGGTAAGTATGTTTCGAATAAAATCTCCACTTTTTTGAAGTTCAAAGTagcacaaataaaaaatatattttactccACCTCTATTATCCCTGTGCAAGAAACCAAACATGATCTTTATCtaaaataaaagtaatcttTTAAAAGATAATTTCATGAAATCTACTATTTGGCCTCCATCCCAGCTATATAGCTTCAATTAGTACTTAAGCTACTATGAAAACTATAGTGGATAATTGTCTGGGCAATTgtctaattcattcatcttctgaaggGACGAGATACATTGTAATGGGTCAAATCTACTACCGGAGGCGCCATCTTCCGAACGACCTCTCGAACCTGCTTGGCGGCCGACTCAAACCAGGCGACGGTATCCTAAGGAGCAGCAACTATGTGAAAAGATTCAACAAACGAAAGCACCAGAAGGTCCTGGAAGCCACCCGCAACAAATGCCGGTGAAGCCCAAAACTGGATTCTTGCCCCCCCACTATTACTCACAAAGGGAAAAGACATTGATCTTATGGGAACCGCTCACACCAGATGAATGAGGCAACATGATTAAGTACAGCATTAGCAAATTTGCCTCAAAGTTGAAAGATCATGGGTCTTGAGTCTTGACTTTTCCAACGCGGAGTTTGCATAGTCTCCAAATATTTATATGGGCTTTCcaataatacagtaatccctcgaatattgcggtttaATGTAGATCAGATAaccgaaaaaccgcaaagtaggatcacccccattattactaccacaatAAATGTTTTCGCACCTACACTGAAGTACAatcatcaaaaagtgtatatttattagatattacagctataagcatatAAAAAGACAGTCATATATTACTATctacatatgtgtgtatatatataaatgtaaatactttaaatattgtactcacagtgaaaatagttcctctctgtTTGATATAAACCGTGAAAAACaggttaatgggagttttagtccaagtcctctaAAGGGACAACatccacgatattcgagggattactgtacttcagCTTCCTTCCGCAAtgcaaaaatattcacatttggTTCATTGAACACAACATTTTCCATAAGGAGAATGTAAAGTGACCATTTAAACTCCTGATACTACTTCACTTTCCCATGGACCACCATAACTAACatctaatataaataaaatgagcTGCATGTCATGTTTCCCTTGAACAGAGTGCTTTCCAATAGAAATTTGTACTACATGGCATGAATTATAGAGCTCATCAGCTCCAAATAACAAATGTTTAAATGCCATTTGACCTCTTTCCTCCTTCATGGCTGGTCCATGaagcatttaaaaaggaaacatttgACTCGCATCTTAAAGGAAACTTTCAGACTAAACTCACTGCAGTAATTTGATTGCCTTCTTCTGGTATTAGTCCGCtactctatatctatgtataatGCCTTTTAGATGATTATGGATGCAAATATGACATTGTGGTTGTTGTTAATGAGGAGCTGGACTTGATGGCATACAATAAATTGAACAGTAATCATACAACATCCTTGTTTTAAAGCATAAGAAGTTTGTTTAATTCCAAAAATTCACATGATGACCTTATATTACCTTATCTTTGGTGCCTTGCTCCACGGCAGTGTTGATGTCTGTCCGGCAACCCAGCACAATTTCTATGCCGTGATTTTTCACTTTCGGCTCTCCCAACTCATTTTCTGGCCAGATCCAAACAATGAGAGCACAGGATTAAGGTTtattacatataatatatactgaATGACAAATACATgaagttaataaaaatattttctacccTTCTATGCCACTAAGAATGTTTTCTACCTTCTGGTGCTTAGTCGGATGTGAAAACTGTTGTTGGATCTCGGGTAATAATTGTCAGCTGGTAGTGAACTTGGCTCCCAGGGTGTGGAATAAGTACCTATCTGGGATCAGTGCTGGGGGGCCTGCTGTTGACGGGGTTGGGGGGCAGGAAACAGGAGCTCGCTGCACATCTTGACAACCATCGCAGTGGGAGGACATTCCTCATCACAGAGGATGtagtagtggaaaaaaaaggaggagggtGAGATGTAATTTTCAGGAACTTTGACTGCCTCGTTTGTTGGCTCGTCTGTTTAGCCCCTAGGTTATGTTTTTGGTCACACTATGTTTGTGTCTTAGCATAGGCAAGGCAAGTACACAAGAGGGCATTCACTAACGAAAGGTTTTTAGGTGAAACATCAGAATAAGTATATAAAATACTCCATTACAGGTTGATGTCTGATACTAGGAGCTGGACCACTGAAAAACATATCCAACAGTTTTATGTGCTCGCATTTGCATGACTTGATGCTCTCTTAACAAGGAATTGAAAGGTGATGTTCTATTGGTAAATCAACATTACAATAATATTCATATACAAGAGAGACATTTCAGTCACTCACTAAAAACGTGGATGTTATTCGATGGTAATTTTAATAAGTATTTGGCTTTTGGGTggttcaaatggaaaaaaaataaaatatgaaagttttcaagtcaAAGCAATCAAACTATTGCAAATATGAATCAATGAAACACTATGAAAAGTTGTTAAACCAGTTCTTTATTATCTAGAATGTCATATTCgatcaagtaaaaaaacaaaaaaatcaccccCCCCCTTTCCAGTTATATTTCTTTAAACATTActcaaaaaacccaacaaatatTTGCtgttatgaataaataatacaagAAATGCAATGTCAATATAGATCATTATGCTGTACCAgttgttttcttacaaaaaaaataactttacaaGAATTACTGCTTTCATTCTACCACTTTCAATATGAAGggcaacttgaaaaaaaaaaaacagtagagtTCACTTCAATAAATCGGAAATATTTCTCTTCTTTATCCAAGCGATTTAGCTGCTGGTTTAAAGTGAAAAACTGAAGTTTCAAGAACTTTAATATTCTATACAAGTTTGGACAATAGTACTTCACTTAGCAGTGTTATAGTAGAACTCAATGTCTTTGTCAGATTACCATTTTTAAGTAAGACAATCGCAAGCTTTAAAACATCTTAAGAAATTTACCTCGATTAGATGGCGTACAAACCCCACGATAGAAAGACTACCGAGACCCCTGGCTCATTCCCCCCCACCGCTCGTGTAGCCGCGGGCCGGTGTGTAATTCAGCTGATGAGAAGAAATGTCAACAGTCCAATTATTGGAGAGCTTTGAGGGAGAGTTGAGAAACACATGTGAGCTGACCTCAGGGAAGTATGCAGTAGGAAGCAGTGGATAGAAAGCATGGATGCCAACACTTTCTTCCGATGCACTTACACTGCATGGGGGGTTCATTAAAAGCTCTTTCCACAACTCTTTGGACATTTTTCAGGAAGTGAACAGGCATGACACTCTGGATTCATCGACTTAAATTGATCCCCCCCTCAATGACTtaagtgagattttttttttcagacagtTAAGTGCAATGATGCCTATCTGGCAGAGACAAAAATGATGGGAATGTTGGCACATGTGGCACTAATAAGTCAGGAAGACGAGTAGAAAATCTTGAGAATTTAATCTAGGATGAGCCTGAACAAAAAATCTGAACTCCTCCACTTCCATGTTTCCATTTATTAAGAAGATGCTTGGAGGCATTCCGGAATTAATACCttttaaaaaaggggggttTGGAAGCTATACATGCATATTAAAAACCTGAATTGGTTTGGGACAACCAAAGAGGTGAAATGGTAACTTTCTTTAAAAGGATGCTACTTTTGTAAAAATGCTACAAATTGAACCTTTGGTGAGAATTTAGAAggatgttgttgtatttttttttgattgacaggtaaAGCAGCCAAACTATAGTGGAGGAAGCATGTTCAGAGCCCCTTTAGCCTATCAAAGACCCTCTAAGCATACTTTTTGGTGATGTATATATACGTTTTTATCATTTATGTATAGTTAGATGATCATGATTTGGTTGTTTGAAAATCCATTTGTAGCAAATTGAGTGTGAGCACACCTGGTCTTGATTGGAACCCCAAGAGTTCGCCCTTTCAGCCTATCAAAGACCCTTTAAGCATAAGTTATGGTGATATATATAAGTCTTTATCATTTATGTATAGATAGATGATCATAATTTGGTTgtttgaaaagccatttgtggcAAACTGAGTGTGAGCACACCTGGCCTGGATTGGAGCCCCAAGAGTTCGCCCCTTTAGCCGATCAAAGACCCTCTAAGCATACTTTATGGTGATACATATACGTTTTTATCATTTATATATAGTTAGATGATGATGATTTTGCTGGGTGAAAAGTTGCTGGAGGCAAACTGAGTGTGAGCACACCTGGTCTTGATGGGAGGAGCCCCAAGAAATATTTTGCACAATTTCCTTCCAAATTCTCTTTGAACACGATAGCTGACTCAGTGACCAACCTAAATGGCCGTGCCGTTTGGCTTCTTTGGTAACTGGATGTTTCCATTGGCCTGCACTGGTCTGAAGCGTGGAACCTTTATCACAATCTTCACATGGAACCTCACATGGCGCAATAGTAATCCACTTCCCATCTCTTTGCAGTGGTGGCGCTCAAGCATTTATCCAATGGTAGGGGAGGATTTTCATCTGGAAGTGACCTCGGCTCATGAGATGCAGGGAAAGTGTGGAAGGTTTTATCAATCAAACTGTCATCCATGTCTTatttttatctcttttttttaagagagCGCTAAGAGGCTGCTGATTGTAGTTTGTTGTTATGAGACCTACAGAGATGGCAAAGAGAAGGAAAACAGTTGgtggtttcctcttttttttattaaaagctttacaatatgacaaaaatatttactacggagaatacaaaaacatgttttggatgCCAGTGGGTCAGACATTTTAATGCAGACCGAGCAGCCATGTTGGTGAAACAGTGTTGGAAGTGGTTACAGTAATACACTGGCCTTTGGAAGGAAACAACTAGAATCTTTGAAGCTATTATTCTATGATCTGGAATTACTACATGGAATAACAACCGATCTAATTGGATCAAATAATATGCTgacgaaaaaaatgatattaaataCTCGGAGTCAGTGTACTAGAGCTAATATCTTAAActtgaaaatataaattaaatttgatatcacagagagagagacaattTAATGTGGTATCAACCCGATATAGCAGTCATCTGCTTTGTCGAGGTGCATTAAATACAAATCATGAACGCTTTGTGTtaccaacatggctgccatTCCCATTCCTCAAATGTGGGATCGGGttcaatgaatatttttttcgttttattGCTGTTTAACACCAGTAGAAAAACAGCAACCTCTGTTGATTGTGAATTTTGTTGgtctattttttaaagtgaccCTGGCACCCAGGACTTTGACATCACAATCTgtaaaagagagacagagagagaaagacagagaatgGAGGGcataaatacatgcaaattACGGTTTAAAGCAGTTTCCCCAACCTTTACAGAGTCAATGCATTTTACTAGTGAACTACTGCAAAAATGCACTTGATGTAGTATTCAAGTATGATAATATACTCTAAGCAATAAGTCTGATTAAGAATGGGGAAAAACTGTTGATGATACActgcaacattaaaaaatgagatttttcccccaaatgacTTGAATGAGACTTTTGAATAAAGGTCCACAGTAGTGACCACTTTGAGGCCACAATGTTCACTTCTTACCTGCTAGCTTTGAAGCCTTTGAGCTTCTGGACAAAGAAGCTCTCCAGAACCTCGGCACACTGGTAGAAGGGGGAATCGCTGGGGTTGTAATAGCGGCAATTGTCAAAGATTTTGGTCATGTCCGCTACAAACTCTGTTAGCTTGACGTATTTGCGCTTCTGTAACCTCTCCTCCATGGTCGAAAGGTCTGAGAAAACAACGTTGAACAGACGTGAATTTGGAATGTGATTTTTGGAGGAGGAAAAGAGTAAATgatgtggagagaaaaaaaactttgaaaaaaaagggaagattgCTAATTGACCTCATATATAACGTGTCAGTAGATGAAGGAACAGCTGCAAGGCTGTGCTTCCAGCACATCATACATGGTAACCTCCACAACCCCAACCCACCCATCAAGGAATCCAGGCGTGTACGACTTACAGCAGATATCAAAGACCCCCTTCTTCTCCATCATCAGATCTCACTGAGAACCCTCCTAAAATGGAATCTCACCGTGCAAAAGCCCCCCCATACCacactcctaaaaaaaaaaagccaacaggGTCTTTTTCTTGTGGTGGCTAAACTTACAGGGATGAAGTGTGTGTGGGAGGGCAGTCTCCTTTCCACCGGGACTCTGCCAGAACCAGGCCAGCTCATTAAcggtttgtttatttaaatgttcaaaaagaCCCCGTTGACGCAAGTCTACATTTCCATGGCTGGTTTGATCTGAGACGGCGGGCTTCCTCTTTGCACGCCTCCGGGCAGCGAGCGGCGTGAATGTTTGAGCTGCTCAATGTGTGTCATTTGCAAAAATGCTATAAAGTAAGTAGTGAAGAAAAACAGGTAAAGCGAGCGGCTGACTTGAGAAAGGACCCCCTTGCTGAGTTTTGCCCTATTTTGGGGATCATTTAAGTTTATAAGCAGCCTCAATCAATATATCGgaatacattttctttcacattttttaacataacAGTGTGTCTTCACTCGGTATACGGTAAGACAATGTGGGGCATAGTGAGCGGAAAACAGCGACTGGAAAAATGACCTTTGTGTCAAGGGGGTTAAGCATGCTCAAATTGAAATTGGTGTACTAATAGCTGCAAGAACCCTGGCTAAGGTTAAAAAAACTTGACATGGCCATACAGTCATTAGCAATAGCTGTCTCAAATGGACTATATTAACGTGATTAGTTAGTTTGATTTTGCCATACGATTGCTGGACATAAACGGACAGTGACAGCTGCTCGTGAAGTGATAACATtaatcttggacacttcaaacgtgTGCCTCAATTATATGATTCAATTAAGTAGCTTTTGGTGACATGATGGAGCTCGTCTACTTTCAAAAGCCCACTCAACTAGTGAAAGGGCTGCTACCCACAAATGAGGCTCAAGTTTGATGCTTTGAGTCAGGATAGTCAGGTCTAAATAATTGTGCCCACTTCTTGAGAAAACTCTTACCCATTGGTTCCTTGATAACTTTATAGTAGTCAGGGGCGTCACTTGTGTCCACTGGTTCTAGGAATGGCCACGCCATTTTGTGTGCCTGCAGAAAAGAAGAAATATACATTTGAGATACTCTCAGGGAACTTTGCTTTCAATCTGTGTCCATTAGAATTAAGCTTGACATTTACTAAAGGCTTTCAAGACTAGTTTTCTATTCACCGTCAAGGAGCGCAGGATTCTCCGCAGGCCTTCCTGGTCTTTTTCAGTGAGTGGAGTGAGGACTGTCATGGCGTCTTCCGTCGACTGACACTGCGGACATACGTATTCGTCGATGTGGTTTGCTTCACTCTGCAGGATGCCCACACAGCGACCATGGTACCAGTTCTGACACCGATCACAACCAATGTAGAACCTAGGAGGGGACAGAAAAACAGCAGGCGGTTACTAATGTTCCTTTTACCCACAAATTGACATTGGGTGTCCAAATGCTGAATATTCCTTGAATTTTGACAggattaaaacatttaattggaatctttttgtgtttatttcaggAGAAAAATCACACTGTTATCATATTTAGTGGGAGAGTCGGAGGAAGAACAAGGTTGTAATTTAAAGCAATTGTTCAATAAATAGCCTCAAATTCAAGAAGAGATTTTAGAATGATAATTGACCAGAATGTCTGTCTTAATTTGAAAACTATGAATTACATAGTCATCAAATTTGGGAGAGTTAATCTTGGGAAGAGGAAAAGCAAGTTTAAAACTTTTAGATGATTGGTCAAGAAATGGGACAGAACAAACGTGACTTCCTGATGTGATAAAGTAGAAATCCTACTTACTGGGATTCGTCATATGGAGTCTGACAAATGCAATATAGCTCCTCTTTGGTGTTCTTGTGGCCTTGTTTACACTCCAAACATATGTAGTCGTCCATATCCTTGGCAGCTTTCTCCGTGATTCCAACACACTCGCCATGATACCAGTTGGTACACAGGTCACAGCCGATGTAGAACCTTCAAAACGAGAACCATCACTGTAGGAATTCATTGCTGTGACATTAAAATGTGCTGAATAGTAAGCCCTTGGCTCATACTTGGTCTCATCATAGGGTGTCTTGCAGATACAGTAGAGTTTGATTTCCTTCTTGCTGTCCTTGGTAATAGTAGTGGagatcatcttcttcttcttggattTGGCCGATGTTGCACTCTCCCTTTCCTCGTCCCGTTTTCTCTTGTGTGTTGGGGCGACGGTAGTAACGTGGTGTTGCTGAGTGGTTATGTTGTGTACGCGTGCGTGAATGTGTCGATCCAGGCCTtgagcggcggcggcagcagcagcgACCTGAGCAGCTTTTTGCGCTGCTGCCTTCTCCTTCTCCCTTCGTATCCTCAAAAGGTCCTTCTTCAGCTCCTCCTGAGGAATGAACAGGTCATAATGATTAAGTATGAGGTCTGTTATCAAACTGATCTTTTtccaatgttgacatttttacagAATGACTCAATACCTGGGCCTCTAGATGGAGCTGCTGATCAAGAAGCACCCGCTTCTTTAGAATCTCTGTCTTCAGGCTTTCTTTGTGTCGGTAAAGAAGCGAGGCAAGCTTATTGGCGGTGGCCAACCTCTTCTTGGACTCTACCTGttcctccttcttctttttcttagcCTCCTGCCTTTCGTCTCTGTCTATTCGGTCTAGGAGGAACTTCATTACCTGATTGCATACAATCATTCTGGAGACAAAGAGACaacgggaaaaaatattttaaaatgattatccGTAAAACTTTGGGATTGACTAGAAGTGGAAAAGGTGGCAGGTGGAAGACAGTATTACCTGTGAATAGTCATAACAAAGGGATAAGCGTTTGAATACTATTCACTGATGGACTACAGATTAGATTAACGATCAATTTATCGATTTTAAGTttcaaaattgtcttaaaaatgGTGGGAAAATATCTCCGAATGTCCAGAAGCCCTGTTTTAGTGGAGCAAAAATGAGAAACAGGAATCAAAAAGACAAGTTCTGAGTTAAATTCGATATTTTGTCGCAGTAACTGTGGGTAATCTATGACTGCGTCATTTGTACATTCACTTGTGTCTGCCAACATTCACAGCTGGGGGAGAAAATTTCAGTTCAAGTGAGCAACAGAGCGCCTTGTTGGCGTACCACTTGTGTGAACGGCACACAAGCATACTCGTGGCTGACGGGGTCAATCACTGGCCAGGATTTGCAGCCGATGTGCACGGACGTTGTAGGGCACTAAAATGTTTACACTATGGTCCAAATTATTAAGTACACTTAGTTTTTGAGGACATAGTGGGGGCCACTTAAGAAAAGAGTTTGTATGTGTGACTGTCAAGAGTGATGAAGTGAGTCAAATTATGTTTTGCAGGAAAAGCACAAAGTGGTAAGGCAACAGAATGGAAAACGGATGGAAAATaagcacagacagacagactgccAAAGGAGCTGCCATGCCCAAGTCACGATAGTCTGGTTCTGGTGTTTCAGGTGTGTGTGAATTGCCAATGGTGTTGACACAAACACATGTGTGTCAGAGTCAGTGAACGGTCAGGGCATCATCCAGTTACATAGAGAACAAGAAAGGGAGAGACCTTAACATTACTTAAGCATTCTAGCGTTTATATCAGCTAACTTTTGCCATAT
This region of Stigmatopora nigra isolate UIUO_SnigA chromosome 6, RoL_Snig_1.1, whole genome shotgun sequence genomic DNA includes:
- the LOC144198077 gene encoding UPF0450 protein C17orf58 homolog gives rise to the protein MMRINVFVFFLVFPIYKAQDHVHEFYPLIEKVPSSFLDPPQSNQTRLLVKEPSLTINELLEKSSRTGESKFSLHPLPAAMWPKHSDLAPIPRHHGPHNKSKRGPKSEHLLDLSTDKTRGESAGLLPKPSQTGSTTAERTAQSDVAPLRPAEAEVHANTKVKIASQPQPAPAPSPRREPPNRRLDPEENRPGKASLYQSGIDVGSPRNNSRPPVNFNRRSSSLFYQFDILRRESDLTHDAFCMGECRKEKDERDYYCYSEFAVNGVVHDIDVLRKGIRLVTLMVSGDGFYKSSRLYATPDSFFFKVRLLVLDTYKCSKPCPDIKLGTRYIVMGQIYYRRRHLPNDLSNLLGGRLKPGDGILRSSNYVKRFNKRKHQKVLEATRNKCR